In a single window of the Harpia harpyja isolate bHarHar1 chromosome 3, bHarHar1 primary haplotype, whole genome shotgun sequence genome:
- the SLC25A29 gene encoding mitochondrial basic amino acids transporter isoform X1, translated as MALDFLAGCVGGAAGVLVGHPFDTVKVRLQVQNVEKPLYRGTFHCFQTIIKQESAFGLYKGIGSPMMGLTFINALVFGVQGNTLRALGKDTPLNQFLAGSAAGAIQCIICCPMELAKTRMQLQGTGEYKLKMKNYKNSLDCLIKIYRKEGLRGINRGMVSTFIRETPSFGFYFLTYDCMTRYLGCEAEDSYVIPKLLFSGGMSGIVSWLSTYPVDVIKSRLQADGVGGVTQYNGILDCVRKSYHEEGWRVFTRGLTSTLLRAFPVNAATFATVTVFLMYMRSEDNLRECEPGPVIQQPSSL; from the exons ATGGCTCTGGATTTCCTCGCGGGATGCGTCGGCG gtgcTGCCGGAGTGCTGGTAGGACACCCATTTGACACTGTTAAG GTTCGTCTACAAGTTCAAAATGTAGAGAAACCTCTCTACCGTGGGACCTTCCATTGCTTTCAGACCATCATAAAGCAAGAATCT GCTTTTGGACTCTATAAAGGTATTGGGTCACCAATGATGGGACTTACCTTCATTAATGCACTTGTGTTCGGTGTACAAGGAAACACACTTCGTGCTCTTGGAAAAGACACTCCTCTAAACCAGTTCCTTGCAGGGTCAGCGGCAGGGGCTATCCAGTGCATCATCTGCTGTCCCATGGAGCTGGCAAAGACAAGAATGCAGCTTCAAGGAACAGGAGAATACAAACTAAAAATGAAGAACTACAAAAATTCTCTGGATTGTTTGATCAAAATCTATCGAAAGGAAGGGCTGAGGGGTATCAACAGGGGCATGGTCTCTACATTCATAAGAGAGACCCCAAGCTTTGGCTTTTACTTCCTGACCTATGACTGCATGACCAGGTATTTAGGCTGTGAAGCTGAAGACAGTTACGTTATTCCcaagctgctgttttctggcGGGATGTCGGGAATCGTGTCCTGGCTCTCAACCTATCCCGTGGATGTGATCAAATCCCGGCTTCAGGCTGATGGAGTCGGAGGCGTTACACAATACAACGGCATTTTAGACTGCGTCAGAAAGAGTTACCACGAAGAAGGCTGGAGGGTGTTCACAAGAGGTCTTACTTCCACACTTCTCCGTGCTTTTCCTGTCAACGCAGCTACCTTTGCTACTGTCACTGTGTTCCTAATGTATATGAGGTCAGAAGACAACCTTCGTGAATGTGAACCAGGTCCAGTAATCCAGCAGCCTTCCAGTTTGTGA
- the SLC25A29 gene encoding mitochondrial basic amino acids transporter isoform X2, with protein sequence MMGLTFINALVFGVQGNTLRALGKDTPLNQFLAGSAAGAIQCIICCPMELAKTRMQLQGTGEYKLKMKNYKNSLDCLIKIYRKEGLRGINRGMVSTFIRETPSFGFYFLTYDCMTRYLGCEAEDSYVIPKLLFSGGMSGIVSWLSTYPVDVIKSRLQADGVGGVTQYNGILDCVRKSYHEEGWRVFTRGLTSTLLRAFPVNAATFATVTVFLMYMRSEDNLRECEPGPVIQQPSSL encoded by the coding sequence ATGATGGGACTTACCTTCATTAATGCACTTGTGTTCGGTGTACAAGGAAACACACTTCGTGCTCTTGGAAAAGACACTCCTCTAAACCAGTTCCTTGCAGGGTCAGCGGCAGGGGCTATCCAGTGCATCATCTGCTGTCCCATGGAGCTGGCAAAGACAAGAATGCAGCTTCAAGGAACAGGAGAATACAAACTAAAAATGAAGAACTACAAAAATTCTCTGGATTGTTTGATCAAAATCTATCGAAAGGAAGGGCTGAGGGGTATCAACAGGGGCATGGTCTCTACATTCATAAGAGAGACCCCAAGCTTTGGCTTTTACTTCCTGACCTATGACTGCATGACCAGGTATTTAGGCTGTGAAGCTGAAGACAGTTACGTTATTCCcaagctgctgttttctggcGGGATGTCGGGAATCGTGTCCTGGCTCTCAACCTATCCCGTGGATGTGATCAAATCCCGGCTTCAGGCTGATGGAGTCGGAGGCGTTACACAATACAACGGCATTTTAGACTGCGTCAGAAAGAGTTACCACGAAGAAGGCTGGAGGGTGTTCACAAGAGGTCTTACTTCCACACTTCTCCGTGCTTTTCCTGTCAACGCAGCTACCTTTGCTACTGTCACTGTGTTCCTAATGTATATGAGGTCAGAAGACAACCTTCGTGAATGTGAACCAGGTCCAGTAATCCAGCAGCCTTCCAGTTTGTGA